CAATCCAAGCAGTTCCTGCGGTGGGAGCAAGCAAAGACAGGGTGAAAGGAGAGCAGGCAGGGCACGTGCTGCTAGTAGCGAGAAGCAGCTCTTCTACTCACTCCTTTTGCTCCGAGGCAGACAAATCAACTGGGTTCTCCTTCAGCTCCCTTCCCCCCAGGGTCTTGGATGGACTCTTAGACTTTGCAGCGGAGGCTGCTCTTGTGCCCACAGCCCCTGCTGGATGTGCTGTGTGTGTCCCATGTTCTTCCCTGTTCTCAGGCTTAGACAGGACCTGGGCTGGTGAACCCAGATTCCTAAAGGGGAACAACATGACGGTGGGGCGCTCCTTACGGCCTCTGCTAGTGGATGCCCACCGGGACTGGACTCTTCGCCGGCCGAGAGGGGCCAGATTGAACTGGTGGCCAGTCACAGTTTCCGGCTGCTTCCTTGAGGCTGGTCCCTGAGGAAGGTGTAGGCTAGGTCTGGCTTTTGGCAGATGATCCTGGCATGCTGGTCTTTGTTGCTGAGGAGGACTCTGCTCCCTGGGCCCTGTCATGTTCCTTGAATCAGGAGCAGAGCGCtctgaaaaagaaaccaaagctcCTTATGAAGGTAGTAACACATCAACTCAGTCTGCTTTCTTGTGCCTCAGGCCCATGTAACCCTTCCAAATGGGCTGTTTCAAAAGGTGTCAGGCTAAATACTCCACCCCCCAAATTCCTAGCTCTCCTAGACAGTCCTGGTACCTGGAAGTGGCCACCCCATGTCCACACCATACTGGCTCAGGGCAAAAGAAGAAGTGATGGAAACTCCAGGCTGCATCCAACTCAGCACATCCTGAAGCTGTGGACAGGGACAAAGGCGTGAAGACCACGGTTTTTGATACATGCCGCCCCCTACCCCAATTCTGCCCTTATGTGTGTTTTGTCCTCAGAAACCTGCTGTGCCTGCAGTGTTGGCAGTGCTTTTTCCAGCTGACACAAGTATTCAAAAAACAGCTTTTCCATGGCAGCCAGAAAGGGTTCCCCATACTCTTGTTCAAGTTCCTGCAAGAGGGAAAGAAACAGGTCAGAAGAGGACTAGCGAAAACAGCTACACCATAGCTTCCAAGCCAGCCAGTCTCACCTGTAGCTTCAAAGCCAAATCAATGGGGGCTTCTGCAAGCTGCTCCACCTGCTGACAAAAGGTTTTCTGGGCCTCTGAGATCTTCTTCAGATCCTGCTTCGTCTGTTGAGGGTAAGGAAGGCAAAGAAGTTC
This DNA window, taken from Camelus dromedarius isolate mCamDro1 chromosome 5, mCamDro1.pat, whole genome shotgun sequence, encodes the following:
- the TINF2 gene encoding TERF1-interacting nuclear factor 2 isoform X2, yielding MATPPEAGPAALRFVAAASWQVVRGRCVEHFPRVLEFLRSLRAAAPGLVRYRHHERLCMGLKAKLVVDLVLQGRPWAQVLNALHHHFPESGPVVRDPKATKQDLKKISEAQKTFCQQVEQLAEAPIDLALKLQELEQEYGEPFLAAMEKLFFEYLCQLEKALPTLQAQQLQDVLSWMQPGVSITSSFALSQYGVDMGWPLPERSAPDSRNMTGPREQSPPQQQRPACQDHLPKARPSLHLPQGPASRKQPETVTGHQFNLAPLGRRRVQSRWASTSRGRKERPTVMLFPFRNLGSPAQVLSKPENREEHGTHTAHPAGAVGTRAASAAKSKSPSKTLGGRELKENPVDLSASEQKENCLDCPIDPLRLSLSPPRARKPVCPPSLCNSDITIGDLVLDSDEEENGQREGRDPPSMPSRRPYRKPWPHPRDSCSLHPAK
- the TINF2 gene encoding TERF1-interacting nuclear factor 2 isoform X3 encodes the protein MATPPEAGPAALRFVAAASWQVVRGRCVEHFPRVLEFLRSLRAAAPGLVRYRHHERLCMGLKAKLVVDLVLQGRPWAQVLNALHHHFPESGPVVRDPKATKQDLKKISEAQKTFCQQVEQLAEAPIDLALKLQELEQEYGEPFLAAMEKLFFEYLCQLEKALPTLQAQQLQDVLSWMQPGVSITSSFALSQYGVDMGWPLPERSAPDSRNMTGPREQSPPQQQRPACQDHLPKARPSLHLPQGPASRKQPETVTGHQFNLAPLGRRRVQSRWASTSRGRKERPTVMLFPFRNLGSPAQVLSKPENREEHGTHTAHPAGAVGTRAASAAKSKSPSKTLGGRELKENPVDLSASEQKENCLDCPIDPLRLSLSPPRARKPVCPPSLCNSDITIGDLVLDSDEEENGQREGRLCTQFRRNQVEAQAWAA
- the TINF2 gene encoding TERF1-interacting nuclear factor 2 isoform X1, which encodes MATPPEAGPAALRFVAAASWQVVRGRCVEHFPRVLEFLRSLRAAAPGLVRYRHHERLCMGLKAKLVVDLVLQGRPWAQVLNALHHHFPESGPVVRDPKATKQDLKKISEAQKTFCQQVEQLAEAPIDLALKLQELEQEYGEPFLAAMEKLFFEYLCQLEKALPTLQAQQLQDVLSWMQPGVSITSSFALSQYGVDMGWPLPERSAPDSRNMTGPREQSPPQQQRPACQDHLPKARPSLHLPQGPASRKQPETVTGHQFNLAPLGRRRVQSRWASTSRGRKERPTVMLFPFRNLGSPAQVLSKPENREEHGTHTAHPAGAVGTRAASAAKSKSPSKTLGGRELKENPVDLSASEQKENCLDCPIDPLRLSLSPPRARKPVCPPSLCNSDITIGDLVLDSDEEENGQREGRDSLGNYQKTKFDTLIPTFCEYLPPSGPNAISVPFCDHVDSSGLL
- the TINF2 gene encoding TERF1-interacting nuclear factor 2 isoform X4 — its product is MATPPEAGPAALRFVAAASWQVVRGRCVEHFPRVLEFLRSLRAAAPGLVRYRHHERLCMGLKAKLVVDLVLQGRPWAQVLNALHHHFPESGPVVRDPKATKQDLKKISEAQKTFCQQVEQLAEAPIDLALKLQELEQEYGEPFLAAMEKLFFEYLCQLEKALPTLQAQQLQDVLSWMQPGVSITSSFALSQYGVDMGWPLPERSAPDSRNMTGPREQSPPQQQRPACQDHLPKARPSLHLPQGPASRKQPETVTGHQFNLAPLGRRRVQSRWASTSRGRTAWIAP